The Lentisphaerota bacterium genome segment TTCATGGACTCGGTGGACGCCACGGCCGCGCACGGCGTGACGACCGGCATCAGCGCCGCCGACCGCGCCGCCACCATCCGCATGTTGGTCGGCCGCGACACGACGGCGCATGACTGGGTCAGCCCCGGGCATGTTTTTCCGCTCGAAGCTCGCGAGGGCGGCGTGCTGGTGCGCGCGGGCCACACCGAGGCCGCCGTCGATCTGGCGCGCCTCGCGGGGCTGCAACCCGCTGGCGTCATCTGCGAAATCATGCTCCCCGACGGCTCCATGGCCCGGCTTCCCCAGTTGCGCGAGTTTGCCACGCGCCACGGTCTCAAGATGGTCTCCATCGCCGACCTGATCGCCTACCGCCGCAGCCGTGAGCGCTTGGTCGAAATGGTCGAGGAGGTCGACATGCCGACCGCCCATGGCCATTTCCGCCTGCGGATGTACCGTGCCTGTCTCGACGGCAAGGAGCACATCGCGCTGATCAAGGGCGCTGTCGCGGCCGCCGCCGAACCGGTCTTTGTGCGCGTCCACAGCGAATGCTTCACCGGCGACGTGCTTGGCTCGGCCCGCTGCGACTGCGGCATGCAGCTTCACGCGGCCATGGAGCGGATCGAGCGCGAGGGATGCGGCGTGGTGCTGTACATGCGCCAGGAGGGTCGCGGCATCGGCCTCGCCAACAAGCTGCATGCGTACAAGCTTCAGGAGGGCGGCCTCGACACGGTGGAGGCAAATGAAAAGCTTGGCTTTGCGCCTGATTTGCGGGATTATGGCGTCGGCGCCCAGATTCTCAAGGATCTGGGGCTCACCCGGATCCGACTGCTGACCAACAATCCGCGAAAGGTGGTGGGGCTTGCCGGCTACGGACTCGAGATCGTCGAGCGCGTCAGCCTGATAGCCCCGGCGGGCGCGCATAACACGCGCTATCTGGAAACAAAAAAGCGCAGGCTCGGGCATGCGCTGTGAGCAGCATGAAGCACGGTTGAACACAGAAGGGAGTCATCCATGGCCTATCGTCTGATCGAGGGAGATTTGAATGCGGCAGGGCTGCGCGTGGCGCTGGTCGTCAGCCGCTTCAACAGCTTTTTGACCACGCACCTGCTGAAGGGCGCCGTCGACTGCCTGGTGCGGCACGGCGGGGCGGAGGCGGATATCACCGCCGTCTGGGTTCCCGGCGCGAATGAGCTTCCGCTGGTTGTGGACAAGCTCGCGGCATCGGGACGCTATCACGCCGTCGTCGCCCTCGGCGCGGTGATCCGAGGCGCCACGCCGCATGCCGACCTGATCAACACTCAGGTTTCCAAATCCCTCGCCGCCATCGGGCTCCGAACCGGCGTCCCCGTGCTCAACGGCGTGGTCTGCGCCGAGACGATCGAGCAAGGGATCGAACGCTCCGGTACCAAGGCTGGCAACAAGGGATGGGATGCCGCCCTGGCCGCAATCGAGCTGTCCTCGGTTCTGAAGCAGATGGCATAACCGACGGAGACGCATCATGTCTGACTTCAAAAAACGGCGCCACGCCCGCGAGTGGGCCGTGCAGATCCTGTTTCAAATCGACATGAACCGCCCCTCCGAGCTGGATCCGATCCTCGCGGCCTTCTGGTGCCAGTTGGTCGCCCGCACCCAGGAGGAGCAGGCTGACGCTGACCGCGCCGGGACCGCCCCCGAGCCACTGCCTGCAGAAGCCGCCCTGAATGCCGTCGCACCCGAGAAGCTCCGTCAGTTTACCGAACGGCTCGTCCGCGGGGTGACCACAAACCGTGAGTCCATTGACGAGAAGCTCTCGTTTTACACCCAGAACTGGCCGTTGCACCGCATGGGTGCCGTGGACCGCAATGTTCTGCGTCTCGCCATCTACGAGATGTTCTTCGGCGGCGAGGTACCTGCCGTGGTCTGCATCAACGAGGCGGTGGACCTGGCAAAATTCTTCAGCAGTTCCGAGTCGGGGCGGTTTGTCAACGGCATCCTGGACCGCGCTGCCAAGGACGCGCCGCGGGTGATAAGGAAATGACATGGTGAACGCCGATATCCGATGGATGCGGCGCGCGCTAACCCTCGCACGCCGCGGCGAAGGCGCCACGCGGCCGAATCCGCCCGTGGGCGCGGTGGTCGTTCGCGACGGCCGGAAGCTGGGCGAAGGATGGCACGCCCGCGCGGGGCTGCCGCATGCCGAGGTTGAGGCGATCGCCGCCTGTCGCGGCGACCCCGCAGGCGCCACGCTGTACGTGACGCTCGAACCGTGCTCGACTCAGGGCCGCACGCCCCCCTGCACCGATCTGATCATCCGCACCGGCATCACTCGCGTGGTCAGCGGCTGCCCCGATCCCAATCCGATCCATGCGGCGCGGGGCTTTG includes the following:
- a CDS encoding bifunctional 3,4-dihydroxy-2-butanone-4-phosphate synthase/GTP cyclohydrolase II; this encodes MSALFDDVEVCIGAIREGQMVVVADDENRENEGDLIVAAEKATPAAVNFMAAHGRGLVCVPLTRSRLERLGIGRIPLKNRGDAYSTAFMDSVDATAAHGVTTGISAADRAATIRMLVGRDTTAHDWVSPGHVFPLEAREGGVLVRAGHTEAAVDLARLAGLQPAGVICEIMLPDGSMARLPQLREFATRHGLKMVSIADLIAYRRSRERLVEMVEEVDMPTAHGHFRLRMYRACLDGKEHIALIKGAVAAAAEPVFVRVHSECFTGDVLGSARCDCGMQLHAAMERIEREGCGVVLYMRQEGRGIGLANKLHAYKLQEGGLDTVEANEKLGFAPDLRDYGVGAQILKDLGLTRIRLLTNNPRKVVGLAGYGLEIVERVSLIAPAGAHNTRYLETKKRRLGHAL
- a CDS encoding 6,7-dimethyl-8-ribityllumazine synthase, with product MAYRLIEGDLNAAGLRVALVVSRFNSFLTTHLLKGAVDCLVRHGGAEADITAVWVPGANELPLVVDKLAASGRYHAVVALGAVIRGATPHADLINTQVSKSLAAIGLRTGVPVLNGVVCAETIEQGIERSGTKAGNKGWDAALAAIELSSVLKQMA
- the nusB gene encoding transcription antitermination factor NusB yields the protein MSDFKKRRHAREWAVQILFQIDMNRPSELDPILAAFWCQLVARTQEEQADADRAGTAPEPLPAEAALNAVAPEKLRQFTERLVRGVTTNRESIDEKLSFYTQNWPLHRMGAVDRNVLRLAIYEMFFGGEVPAVVCINEAVDLAKFFSSSESGRFVNGILDRAAKDAPRVIRK